The Clostridioides sp. ES-S-0010-02 genome window below encodes:
- a CDS encoding formate/nitrite transporter family protein — translation MSKGFLTPGETAQATISAGIKKANISTQNAILLGLLGGAFIGFGALGSIIISQTFGKIDPGIASFLSAMVFPVGLMLVVVAGAELFTGNTLMFIPLMDKKITLGKMLRNWGLVYFANLVGSLLLVALLYYSSTLTGDVATKAIAVAEAKVNSTIVSMFLKAILCNILVVLAVWMATASQDIVSKLASCWTVIMLFVLCGFQHSVANMFFIPMGMALGADITMVQLITNLVFVTLGNVVGGSIIVGGIYYLCYVKNS, via the coding sequence ATGAGTAAAGGATTCTTGACACCTGGGGAAACTGCACAAGCAACTATAAGTGCAGGCATTAAAAAAGCGAATATTTCAACACAAAATGCAATTTTATTAGGTTTACTTGGAGGAGCATTTATAGGTTTTGGGGCATTGGGTAGTATAATAATTAGTCAGACTTTTGGTAAGATAGACCCAGGAATAGCTAGTTTTTTAAGTGCTATGGTCTTTCCAGTAGGTCTTATGCTTGTAGTGGTAGCAGGGGCAGAATTATTCACTGGAAATACCTTAATGTTTATTCCACTTATGGATAAAAAAATAACATTAGGGAAAATGCTAAGAAACTGGGGATTAGTTTATTTTGCAAATCTAGTAGGTTCACTACTTTTAGTGGCACTTTTATATTATTCTTCTACATTAACAGGGGATGTAGCTACAAAAGCCATAGCTGTAGCAGAAGCTAAAGTTAATTCAACGATAGTTTCAATGTTTTTAAAAGCAATACTTTGTAACATTTTAGTAGTTTTAGCTGTATGGATGGCTACAGCATCTCAAGACATAGTATCTAAGTTAGCCTCATGTTGGACAGTAATAATGTTATTTGTGTTATGTGGATTCCAACATAGTGTTGCAAATATGTTTTTTATACCAATGGGAATGGCATTAGGAGCAGATATTACTATGGTTCAATTAATAACTAATTTGGTATTTGTAACGCTTGGAAATGTAGTTGGAGGTTCTATAATAGTTGGGGGAATTTATTATCTTTGCTATGTGAAAAATAGTTAG
- the murB gene encoding UDP-N-acetylmuramate dehydrogenase, translating into MNNQDIHENLLNILSKDDIKIDEPMKKHISFRVGGPADILVRPRTEEQLKNVLQLVKKESIPYLIIGNGSNILIKDGGIRGIVIELADNFNSYEIKGTKIIAQSGALLSVLGKALQKQELKGFEFASGIPGTLGGALAMNAGAYGGEMKDIVKSVRLIDMEGNIFELSNEQMEFGYRKSIITKNGYIALSAEIDLQKGNYDEIKSLMDDLTTRRTTKQPLNFASAGSTFKRPTGYFAGKLIEETGLRGLTLRGAQVSEKHCGFVINLGEASAKDILDLIYVIKSAVYAKFGVMLEEEVKILGED; encoded by the coding sequence ATGAATAATCAAGATATACATGAAAATTTATTAAATATATTAAGCAAAGATGATATAAAAATAGATGAACCTATGAAAAAACATATCTCATTTAGAGTTGGAGGGCCAGCCGATATATTGGTTAGACCTAGAACTGAAGAGCAGTTAAAAAATGTACTTCAATTAGTGAAAAAAGAGTCTATTCCATATTTAATAATTGGAAATGGCTCAAATATTCTAATTAAAGATGGTGGAATAAGAGGCATAGTAATAGAACTTGCAGACAACTTTAATTCTTATGAGATAAAGGGCACTAAAATAATTGCTCAGTCAGGAGCTTTATTATCTGTTTTAGGTAAAGCTCTTCAAAAACAAGAATTAAAAGGATTTGAGTTTGCCTCAGGTATACCTGGAACATTGGGTGGAGCATTAGCCATGAATGCAGGAGCATATGGTGGTGAAATGAAAGATATAGTAAAATCGGTAAGATTAATAGATATGGAAGGAAATATCTTTGAACTGTCAAATGAACAGATGGAATTTGGGTATAGAAAAAGTATAATAACGAAAAATGGGTATATAGCTTTATCAGCAGAAATAGATTTACAAAAAGGAAATTATGATGAAATAAAAAGTTTAATGGATGATTTAACAACAAGAAGAACAACTAAGCAACCATTAAATTTTGCTAGTGCAGGAAGTACATTTAAAAGACCAACAGGATATTTTGCAGGGAAGTTAATAGAAGAAACTGGACTAAGAGGACTTACTTTAAGAGGTGCTCAAGTATCTGAGAAGCATTGTGGATTTGTGATTAATTTAGGAGAAGCAAGTGCTAAAGATATTTTAGATTTAATATATGTTATAAAAAGTGCTGTATATGCCAAGTTTGGGGTTATGTTGGAAGAAGAAGTCAAAATACTTGGAGAGGATTAA
- a CDS encoding PHP domain-containing protein, whose translation MKILADYHTHTLYSHGKGTIEDNVKVAIAKGIKTIGISDHSYKHIAYGVKRKDIHKMREEINSLNDKYSDINILLGMECNILDDKGNIDMDEKFIKELDYIMAGYHFGSTPTSFGSLLNHCNNYIFKTEKAKEYNTKAVINAMNNNDIFVITHPGDKGDVYIEEIAKVAKKTDTRLEINSSHSFLNVKQINEIKEIGNKFIIGSDAHCPERVGDFKRAMKAVYDSNMDISLVENIIV comes from the coding sequence ATGAAAATATTGGCTGATTATCATACACATACATTATATAGTCATGGTAAGGGAACTATTGAAGATAATGTAAAGGTGGCCATTGCTAAAGGGATAAAGACAATCGGAATATCAGACCATAGTTATAAACATATTGCATATGGTGTAAAGAGGAAAGATATTCATAAAATGAGAGAAGAAATAAATTCTTTGAATGATAAATATAGTGATATAAATATACTTTTGGGTATGGAGTGTAACATATTAGATGATAAAGGTAATATAGACATGGATGAAAAATTTATAAAAGAACTTGACTATATCATGGCTGGATACCATTTTGGTTCTACTCCTACATCATTTGGAAGTTTATTAAATCATTGTAATAACTATATTTTTAAAACTGAAAAAGCAAAAGAGTATAATACAAAAGCCGTAATAAATGCTATGAATAATAATGATATTTTTGTAATTACACATCCTGGTGATAAAGGTGATGTATATATAGAAGAAATAGCGAAGGTAGCAAAAAAGACAGATACAAGGCTTGAAATAAATAGTAGTCATTCTTTTTTAAATGTAAAACAAATAAACGAAATAAAAGAAATAGGAAATAAATTTATAATAGGGTCAGATGCACATTGCCCAGAAAGAGTGGGTGATTTTAAACGAGCTATGAAAGCTGTATATGATTCAAATATGGATATATCATTAGTAGAAAATATTATAGTGTGA